One Chitinophaga varians DNA window includes the following coding sequences:
- a CDS encoding exopolyphosphatase → MKLAAIDIGSNAARLLISEASPNGAGTMDFTKVNLIRVPLRLGFDVFDHGSISEKRATHLIDTIKAYKLLLDVYEVKYLKACATSAMRDASNGNMILQEVRTQTGIDIQIISGQEEASYIYENHIAEHLDKTKSYLYIDVGGGSTELTLFSGTRLVFKESFNIGTIRLLHQQVPDSAWQQLKDFLKQQLRTIGPVIAIGSGGNINKIFSLSKRKEGKPLSLDTLKDYYKEFSAFTVEERIHLYNLREDRADVIVPALQIYINVMRWAGAEEIYVPKIGLADGLIQALYREIAVPANGFQ, encoded by the coding sequence ATGAAATTAGCTGCGATTGATATTGGTTCCAATGCTGCCCGGTTGCTGATCTCCGAAGCGTCACCCAACGGTGCGGGAACGATGGACTTTACCAAAGTGAACCTGATAAGAGTACCGCTGCGGCTCGGTTTCGACGTGTTTGACCATGGCTCTATTTCAGAAAAAAGGGCCACTCATCTGATAGACACCATCAAAGCATACAAACTGCTGCTGGACGTTTATGAAGTGAAATACCTGAAAGCATGCGCTACCTCTGCCATGCGTGACGCCTCCAATGGCAACATGATTTTACAGGAAGTAAGGACACAGACCGGTATTGATATCCAAATCATCTCCGGACAGGAAGAAGCGTCTTATATTTACGAAAACCATATTGCCGAACATCTCGACAAAACAAAATCATACCTGTATATTGACGTAGGCGGCGGCAGTACCGAGCTCACGCTCTTCAGCGGCACCCGTCTCGTTTTCAAAGAATCATTCAATATAGGCACCATCCGCCTGCTGCATCAGCAGGTGCCCGACAGTGCCTGGCAGCAGCTGAAGGATTTTCTCAAACAGCAGCTCAGGACCATCGGACCGGTGATCGCCATTGGCTCCGGCGGCAACATCAACAAAATATTTTCTCTCTCCAAACGCAAGGAAGGCAAACCGCTTTCGCTTGACACACTTAAAGATTACTATAAGGAATTCAGCGCATTTACAGTCGAGGAACGCATTCACCTCTATAACCTGCGGGAAGACCGTGCAGACGTGATCGTACCCGCCCTTCAGATATACATCAATGTGATGCGCTGGGCCGGAGCCGAAGAAATATACGTGCCCAAAATCGGTCTCGCCGATGGGCTGATACAGGCGCTGTACCGCGAAATAGCCGTTCCGGCCAATGGTTTCCAGTGA
- the ppk1 gene encoding polyphosphate kinase 1 → MTPTIVSKKNTGKKNTVKKTSAQKAPVNKILTPAAPVIPTKKMIPRDISWLSFNARVLQEAADSTVPLRERIRFLGIFSNNLDEFFRVRVATLKRMMSINKSNKMHLEENPGKILDDIQATVIDQQREFDRIWKDIAQELETMHIFLRTEKHLNREQQKFVLNYFNEQVRTNIIPLMIESIQQFPILRDKSIYLAVVLARQDNSVRQKFALIEIPSNVLPRFIILPSKEGEHDIILLEDLIRFCLPHIFSYFGYDKFSSHIIKVTRDAELDIDNDISDSLIHQIEKGLKDRRKGKPVRFVYDKDIDPLLLEYLIRRMGLSGKDNLIPGSRIHNFKDFMDFPESIFPPHTHRKTFIHPLFADAPSVMHVIQRQDVMLHFPYHSFDTIIDLLREAAIDPNVSSIKITAYRLARNSKIVNALVNAARNGKHVTVVLELRARFDEAANLDWKARLEDEGVKVFLGIPDTKVHAKLCVIKKRIGTKTVQCGFVSTGNLNERTAQVYGDHCLLTANRSVIADINRIFSYLESPRHDVKILEGCKTLPVSPLNMRDTYIRLIDREIKNAKNKKKAGMVLKMNSLSDSLLIGKLYEAAKAGVDIKMVIRGICCAYTENKKWKKDITAVSIVDEYLEHARVFIFHHGGAEKVYIASCDWMVRNLDHRVEAAVPITDPDIRKELVDIMNIQLSGNVKARILDNEQTNQYKKEGDKKIRTQIEIYKYLHDKQYK, encoded by the coding sequence ATGACACCAACTATAGTATCAAAGAAAAACACCGGCAAAAAAAATACGGTCAAAAAAACATCGGCCCAAAAGGCCCCGGTCAATAAAATCCTAACCCCTGCAGCCCCGGTAATCCCCACCAAAAAAATGATTCCCCGGGATATCAGCTGGCTGTCGTTTAACGCCCGCGTGCTGCAGGAAGCCGCAGACAGTACCGTCCCCCTGCGGGAACGTATCCGCTTCCTCGGTATCTTCTCCAACAACCTCGATGAATTTTTCCGCGTCAGGGTAGCCACCCTCAAACGCATGATGTCCATCAACAAGTCCAACAAAATGCACCTGGAAGAAAACCCGGGGAAAATACTCGACGACATACAAGCCACGGTAATAGACCAGCAGCGCGAGTTTGACCGCATCTGGAAAGACATCGCACAGGAACTGGAAACAATGCATATCTTCCTGCGGACCGAAAAACATCTCAACCGGGAACAACAAAAATTTGTGCTCAACTACTTCAATGAACAGGTGCGCACCAATATCATCCCGCTGATGATTGAAAGCATCCAGCAGTTTCCCATCCTGCGTGATAAATCCATTTATCTCGCTGTAGTACTGGCCCGGCAGGACAACTCCGTGCGTCAGAAATTTGCGCTGATTGAAATACCTTCCAACGTATTGCCACGGTTTATCATCCTCCCTTCCAAAGAAGGCGAACATGATATCATCCTGCTGGAAGACCTGATACGCTTCTGTCTTCCGCATATCTTCTCCTACTTCGGCTACGATAAGTTCTCTTCCCATATCATCAAGGTGACCCGCGATGCGGAACTGGACATCGACAACGATATATCCGACAGCCTTATCCATCAGATTGAAAAAGGCCTGAAAGACCGGCGCAAAGGCAAGCCCGTGCGGTTTGTATATGACAAGGACATCGATCCCCTGCTGCTGGAATACCTGATCCGCAGAATGGGCCTCTCTGGCAAAGACAACCTCATTCCCGGCTCCCGTATCCATAACTTCAAAGACTTTATGGATTTTCCGGAATCCATCTTTCCGCCACATACGCACCGTAAAACCTTTATCCATCCGCTGTTTGCCGATGCGCCCAGCGTGATGCACGTGATACAGCGCCAGGATGTGATGCTGCACTTTCCCTATCACTCGTTCGATACCATCATCGACCTGCTGCGGGAAGCAGCTATCGATCCGAACGTGTCTTCCATTAAAATTACGGCGTACAGGCTTGCCCGTAATTCCAAAATAGTCAATGCGCTGGTAAACGCGGCCCGTAACGGCAAACATGTGACGGTAGTGCTGGAACTGCGTGCCCGCTTCGATGAAGCGGCCAACCTCGACTGGAAGGCACGTCTCGAAGATGAAGGCGTAAAAGTATTCCTCGGCATTCCCGATACGAAAGTGCATGCCAAGCTGTGCGTGATCAAAAAAAGGATCGGCACCAAAACCGTGCAGTGCGGCTTTGTCAGCACCGGCAACCTCAACGAAAGAACGGCCCAGGTATATGGCGACCATTGCCTGTTGACCGCTAACCGCTCGGTGATCGCAGACATCAACCGCATCTTCTCTTACCTGGAAAGTCCCCGCCACGATGTCAAAATCCTGGAAGGCTGTAAAACACTGCCGGTAAGCCCGCTCAATATGCGTGATACCTACATCCGCCTGATAGACCGCGAGATCAAAAACGCCAAAAACAAAAAGAAAGCGGGCATGGTGCTGAAGATGAACTCCCTCTCCGACTCCCTGCTCATCGGCAAGCTCTATGAAGCGGCCAAAGCCGGCGTAGATATCAAGATGGTGATCCGCGGTATCTGTTGCGCTTACACAGAAAACAAAAAATGGAAAAAGGACATCACCGCTGTAAGCATCGTGGATGAATACCTCGAACATGCGCGCGTATTCATTTTTCATCATGGCGGCGCCGAAAAAGTGTACATCGCCTCCTGCGACTGGATGGTACGTAACCTCGACCACCGCGTGGAAGCAGCAGTGCCTATAACGGACCCGGATATACGTAAAGAACTGGTGGACATCATGAACATCCAGCTCAGCGGTAATGTAAAAGCCCGTATACTGGACAACGAACAAACCAACCAGTACAAGAAGGAAGGCGACAAAAAAATCCGCACACAAATCGAGATTTATAAATACCTGCACGACAAGCAGTACAAATAA
- a CDS encoding lysylphosphatidylglycerol synthase transmembrane domain-containing protein: protein MMPKTLKNVIKFICFFGIGVLLIWLVTKDLTPEQWDQINVAFRKANYWLAIPAVVMGLVSHWLRATRWKLLMKPLGHQPSTLNTFFAVMVGYLANLAVPRLGEVTRCGILAQYEKIPADKLVGTMIAERAVDMVCLLLLIAVTILTQIDVLGAYVHHDIYLPIAAKIANANGTQLLLLAAAVMVFILALLWLLRRFARSKAAITVKALAKGVMEGILSIGKMENKWSFILQSILIWGCYLSQVYIGFYCLQETSHLGISAALAVLMIGSIGMIVTPGGIGAYQALVQKALELYGISYVIGYAFGWIIWVVQTLLVVFVGFLSLVALPILNKKQTAAPAKS from the coding sequence ATGATGCCCAAAACGCTTAAGAACGTCATTAAGTTTATATGCTTTTTCGGCATCGGGGTGCTCCTGATATGGCTGGTCACCAAAGACCTCACACCGGAACAATGGGACCAGATCAACGTCGCTTTCCGCAAAGCCAACTACTGGCTGGCCATCCCTGCCGTGGTGATGGGCCTCGTCAGCCACTGGCTCCGCGCTACCCGCTGGAAGCTGCTCATGAAACCACTGGGGCACCAACCCTCCACGCTTAACACGTTCTTCGCCGTCATGGTAGGATACCTCGCCAACCTGGCCGTTCCCAGGCTCGGGGAAGTGACCCGCTGCGGCATTCTGGCACAATACGAAAAAATACCGGCCGATAAACTCGTAGGCACCATGATCGCGGAAAGAGCTGTTGACATGGTCTGCCTCCTGCTGCTGATAGCTGTTACCATCCTCACGCAGATCGATGTCCTGGGCGCCTACGTCCATCACGACATCTACCTGCCCATTGCGGCTAAAATAGCCAATGCCAACGGTACGCAGCTCCTGCTGCTGGCCGCTGCGGTGATGGTGTTCATACTTGCCCTCCTCTGGCTGCTGCGCCGGTTTGCCCGCTCTAAAGCGGCCATCACTGTCAAAGCACTGGCCAAAGGCGTCATGGAAGGCATCTTGTCCATCGGCAAAATGGAAAACAAATGGTCGTTCATCCTGCAAAGCATCCTCATATGGGGCTGCTACCTCTCCCAGGTATATATCGGCTTCTATTGCCTGCAGGAAACCTCCCATCTCGGCATCAGCGCCGCCCTCGCAGTGCTCATGATCGGCAGCATCGGCATGATCGTCACCCCAGGTGGCATCGGCGCCTATCAGGCACTGGTACAAAAAGCCCTTGAACTCTATGGCATCTCCTACGTGATCGGGTACGCCTTCGGCTGGATCATATGGGTGGTACAAACACTGCTCGTGGTCTTCGTAGGCTTCCTCAGCCTGGTGGCCCTGCCCATCCTCAATAAAAAACAAACAGCGGCTCCGGCCAAATCCTGA
- the panD gene encoding aspartate 1-decarboxylase, which yields MQIEILKCKIHRAVVTEANLQYVGSITIDEDLMDAAGLIEYEKVQVLNVNNGERLETYVIKGKRGSGVICMNGPAARLVAPGDIVIIISYATMDFEEAKKYTPIAIFPKEGNKL from the coding sequence ATGCAAATAGAAATATTAAAGTGTAAGATCCACCGCGCGGTTGTAACAGAAGCTAACCTGCAATATGTTGGAAGTATCACAATAGACGAAGACCTGATGGATGCCGCCGGCCTGATCGAATACGAGAAAGTACAGGTGCTGAACGTCAACAATGGTGAAAGACTGGAGACGTACGTGATCAAAGGCAAAAGAGGCTCCGGCGTTATCTGCATGAACGGCCCCGCCGCCCGCCTCGTTGCTCCCGGTGATATCGTGATTATTATTTCCTATGCCACAATGGACTTTGAAGAAGCAAAGAAATATACACCTATTGCCATTTTCCCCAAGGAAGGGAACAAATTGTAA
- the panC gene encoding pantoate--beta-alanine ligase, with translation MYLFKRSNDLKKHLDLVRKSSKSIGFVPTMGALHNGHLSLIQEAKKENDVVVCSIFVNPTQFNDPKDFEKYPITIEEDIKKLNDASTDILFLPSVEEMYPEGLAGGEHYDFGDLETILEGKFRPGHFQGVGRIVHKLLDIVQPHKLFMGQKDMQQCLIIRKLLQITNSKVELVVCPTLREPSGLAMSSRNERLSPAARKKAVAIYQALLKLRNEFGKGLFLLEAAREAFDDLKQQGFEPEYVDILLLKDGHLGHMDEPPGDHTVIAAVAAWLDGIRLIDNMVLQGDI, from the coding sequence ATGTATCTATTTAAGCGCAGCAATGACCTGAAGAAGCACCTGGACCTGGTAAGAAAAAGCAGCAAAAGCATTGGTTTTGTGCCTACTATGGGAGCCCTTCATAACGGGCACCTGTCACTTATTCAGGAGGCGAAAAAAGAAAATGACGTGGTCGTCTGCAGCATTTTTGTCAATCCGACACAATTCAACGATCCCAAAGATTTTGAAAAATATCCCATTACTATTGAAGAGGATATTAAGAAATTAAACGATGCGTCAACAGATATACTTTTTTTGCCATCTGTAGAGGAAATGTACCCGGAAGGACTGGCAGGCGGCGAACATTATGACTTCGGCGACCTGGAAACCATTCTCGAAGGCAAATTCCGACCCGGCCACTTCCAGGGGGTGGGTCGTATCGTACACAAATTACTGGATATTGTGCAGCCTCACAAGCTTTTTATGGGGCAAAAAGACATGCAACAATGTCTCATAATACGTAAATTACTACAAATCACCAATTCCAAGGTAGAATTGGTCGTTTGCCCTACCCTGCGCGAACCCTCCGGCCTCGCCATGAGCAGCCGCAATGAACGCCTCTCGCCTGCCGCCCGCAAAAAAGCCGTCGCCATCTATCAGGCACTGCTCAAACTGCGCAACGAATTCGGCAAAGGCCTCTTCCTCCTCGAAGCCGCCCGCGAAGCATTCGATGACCTGAAACAACAAGGCTTCGAACCGGAATATGTAGACATCCTCCTGCTCAAAGACGGCCACCTCGGCCATATGGACGAACCGCCCGGCGATCATACTGTCATTGCGGCCGTAGCCGCCTGGCTCGATGGCATCCGGCTGATCGATAACATGGTCCTCCAGGGTGATATATAA
- a CDS encoding glycogen/starch synthase gives MSTKKRILFIAQEMSPYLELSDYAAMVNKMAIKSNEAGLEVRVIMPRFGIINERRHRLHEVVRLSGINIVIDGDDYPLIIKVASLPNARLQVYFLDNEDYFKRKTVFADENDEFFDDNAARSVFFCKGALETVKKFGWPPDIIHCSGWMTSLIPMYLKTAYKKEPVFAHSKIVYSLSPNSFKEKLGASFIKKATISNQIKEKDLELFKEGTNTALNRGAGKYADAVVLAGEKVEKKVVDELKAEKGKIILPYKKDNDDLADYLALYNQLLGK, from the coding sequence ATGTCCACAAAGAAAAGAATTCTTTTTATTGCCCAAGAGATGTCGCCATACCTGGAACTGAGTGATTATGCGGCAATGGTCAATAAAATGGCAATTAAGTCCAATGAGGCTGGCCTGGAGGTGAGAGTGATCATGCCAAGATTTGGAATTATTAATGAGAGAAGACACCGCTTGCACGAGGTGGTCCGATTGTCCGGAATCAACATTGTGATAGACGGGGATGATTACCCGCTTATCATCAAAGTGGCCTCTTTGCCCAATGCCCGTTTGCAGGTGTATTTCCTGGATAACGAGGATTATTTCAAGCGGAAGACCGTATTTGCAGATGAAAATGACGAGTTTTTTGATGACAATGCGGCAAGGTCTGTATTCTTCTGTAAAGGCGCCCTGGAAACCGTTAAAAAATTCGGATGGCCGCCGGACATTATTCATTGCAGCGGATGGATGACTTCCCTGATCCCGATGTATCTGAAAACAGCATACAAGAAGGAGCCGGTTTTCGCCCATTCGAAAATTGTTTATTCTTTGTCCCCCAATAGCTTCAAGGAAAAGCTGGGTGCTTCCTTTATCAAAAAGGCGACCATCAGCAACCAGATCAAGGAAAAAGATCTGGAGCTCTTTAAGGAGGGCACCAATACAGCGTTAAACAGAGGGGCCGGCAAGTATGCTGACGCAGTGGTACTGGCCGGAGAGAAGGTGGAGAAAAAAGTTGTGGATGAACTGAAGGCGGAAAAAGGCAAAATCATCTTACCTTACAAAAAAGACAATGATGATCTTGCTGATTACCTGGCACTTTACAATCAACTGCTTGGTAAATAA